The genome window TTTAGGCAGGACCCTCAGAAGGCTGCCGAAGATTATGCAGCCGAAATCGCTTCCACCCGCAAGGAAATTGTATCCGTAAGTCTCCTGGTGGAAAACAAGAATCTGTTTGGTATCCAGCTTAAGGAAATTCCTGACCTGGTTTCTAGCGGTGTGGTGATTACTCGTCTTCTTCGCGATGGGAACATTGTTACTCCCGATGGAAAGACCGTGATTCTGGAAGGCGACAAGGTCCATATCGTGGGAATGCCGGAAGCGGTTTCCACTATGGAAAAAGTCATCGGTTCCCGTTTGTCTACGCCCATCACCAAGACTGATAGCAAGCTTGCAACCAAGTCTGTTCTGGTGACCAATAAGAAAATGCTGGGCAAGTCCATTGGCGCTCTCGCTTTCCCTGAACGTTATGGTGTGACCGTAAGCCGTGTGGTCCGTGGTGAATTCAAGTTTACTGGACGTCTGGACCTGCGTCTGAAATTTGCCGATAAGCTCCTGGTGGTTGGTCCTGCAGAAGGTATTGAAGCGGTTGCAAAAGAATTGGGTGATTCCCTGAAGGCTCTGGATCATCCTGAAATCATTCCCGCTTTTTTGGGAATCTTCCTGGGTATTATCGTCGGCTCGATCCCGCTGGCAATTCCTGGAATGCCCACCCCCCTAAAGCTTGGCCTTGCCGGTGGTCCCCTGGTGGTTTCCATCATCCTTTCCCGCAAGCGTAAGATTGGTCCGCTGAACTTCTTTATGGCTGCAAGTGCCAACCTGATGCTTCGTGAACTTGGAATTACACTGTTCCTCACTTGCGTGGGGCTCAATGCTGGTATCAAGTTCATCGATGTCCTCTTGAATGGCGATGGCTTCTACTACATGGGCCTTGCCGCCCTCATTACCTTCATTCCTCTTATGGTTGCAGGCATTGTGGGTAAGCTGGTGTTCAAGGTCAATTACCTGAGCCTCTGCGGTGCTATCGCCGGCTCTATGACGGACCCTCCGGCCCTTGCTTTTGCTAACGGACTTTCCAATAGCGAAGCGGTCAATGTAGGCTATGCTTCTGTCTATCCGTTGACGATGCTGCTCCGAATTTTGAGTGGTCAGGTTTTGGCCATACTTCTTTATACGGCTCTTTAAACGAATTCTCCGTGATTACATCCTGTCATTAACGAAAAGTGACCCACCGGCGAAGCCGGTGGTTCTTCATATACGGGCGTAGCCCTACAATACTAGCCGCGTGCAAGGGCACGCACGTCGATCTGCCAC of Fibrobacter sp. UWR4 contains these proteins:
- a CDS encoding putative transporter; translation: MITMQWFLDLFTKSSVAQQVVALSITAALGLMVGKIKVKGISLGGAGALFVGILLGHLGLRLEPSVLHFMQEFGLILFVYTIGMQVGPGFIDSIRRNGLVLNILAVSIVLMGVIVTLCLYFFTDMHNNVPVLIGMLCGAVTNTPSLGAANSAFVAAGADTSLTGIGYAVAYPFGVIGIILVMILVRVFFRQDPQKAAEDYAAEIASTRKEIVSVSLLVENKNLFGIQLKEIPDLVSSGVVITRLLRDGNIVTPDGKTVILEGDKVHIVGMPEAVSTMEKVIGSRLSTPITKTDSKLATKSVLVTNKKMLGKSIGALAFPERYGVTVSRVVRGEFKFTGRLDLRLKFADKLLVVGPAEGIEAVAKELGDSLKALDHPEIIPAFLGIFLGIIVGSIPLAIPGMPTPLKLGLAGGPLVVSIILSRKRKIGPLNFFMAASANLMLRELGITLFLTCVGLNAGIKFIDVLLNGDGFYYMGLAALITFIPLMVAGIVGKLVFKVNYLSLCGAIAGSMTDPPALAFANGLSNSEAVNVGYASVYPLTMLLRILSGQVLAILLYTAL